The DNA window cttgaagtccgttataacaagattatactgtagcTATGGatagggatttgtatactgcctttttgtagttatgcaATCACActcaaggcagtttacataaaggtacttcaagcatttcccctgtctgtcctgatgggctcacaatctatctaacatggAGGGTATTCGGTTCTTAAGCAATTTAAGTAGCAcgacttttttctctcttctaacACACTGCTTACTACAATGATAGggtctgaatatcactgctaGCCATACAGCTCAGTGACTATACAAAGCTTCAGCACTGCTGCATATACATGAATGTTTGTAATGCTGCAGCCACTGTTTATGTATTGACTTGCTAATGTCTTACATTTTTACGTGGGTTAAAAGCCCTTTAAaaaaagttacataagaacataagagttgccactgctgggtccatcatgcccagcagtccgctcatgcagcagccctccggtcaaagaccagcgccctactgagactagccctaccagggtatgcccttatttagcaggaacttgtctagctttgccttgaatccctggagtgtgttttcctctatgacagactccggaagagtgttccagtcttctaccactctctgggtgaagaatatcCTTCTTACAttggtacggaatctatcccctttcaattttagagtgccctctcgttctcttaaccttggagagggtgaacaacctgtccttatctactaagtctatcccctttagtaccttgaatgttttgatcatgtcccctctcaatctcctctgttcgagggagaagaggcccagtttctctaatctttcgctgtacagcagctcttccaaccccttaaccatctttgtcactcttctctggaccctctgtccttcttcatgtacggtgaccagtgctgtacgcagtactccaggtgagggcgcaccatggcccggtacagcggcatgataaccttctatcTGTTCGTgaaccccttctttatcattcctagcattctgtttgcccttttcgccaccgccgcacattgtgcggacagcttcatcgacttgtcgatcagaactcccaagtctctttcctgggaggtttctccaagtactgccccggacatcctgtattcatgcatgagatttttgttaccgacatgcatcactttacacttgtccacgttgaacctcatctgccatgtcaatgcccattcctcaagcctgattatgttgcgttgcagatcttcgcaatccccctgcatcttcactactctgaataacttcgtatcatccataaatttaatcacctcactcattgtacctatgtccagatcgtttataaagatgttgaagagcacgggtccaagcactgagctatgcggcaccccgctggtgatgctctttcagtctgagtattgttcatttactcccactctctgttttctatgatccagccagtttttaatccacgtgaatatttcaccctcgattccatggcttgcaattttccaaagttgttcatgcggaaccttgtcgaatgtcttctgaaagtccagatatacaatgtcgaccgggtcgcccttgtctatctgcctgtttactccctcgaagaagtgcagcaagttcgtcaaacaagatcttcctttgctgaaaccgagctggctggtccttatcagaccgtgtccgtcaaggtgttcaatgatgcgatcctttatcagtgcctctaccatctttcccagtactgaggtcataTGTAAGTATGCACAGTGACACAAATGCACATACTTTTTTACCTGGCCCACATGTATATTTATGGTCGGAATAGCACAGGTAGAGTTACACTTGACACATGCTTACAAAATACAAGCGGTGGGTGTTCTTTACTTGTGAATATTTATGATTGGTCCTGAACAGCTGTAAATGGTCATGACTTTAGTGTAGGCATAGTTCTTGCTGCTTCGtccctagtattttataaaagcacaAAGTTGTCTTCTGTATTATGTCTCCCTAACACAAATACCTCCTGGGCCTCCAAGCAGAGACAACGTTTTAGAAAATGACTCTCTTACTGGCTGAATACTGTCACTGAAGCACAAGTTATATGTTTACGTGACACTATCCTCTTTCTGGATGAATAACTGTCCATTTGGTCACCAGTGACTTCAGTTTTGTGATACTGAATGCTGTTGGTATCATGATATCTATCCATCTTCATATCCATATGAAGGTGCCTTTATATCTGTGCTTTGAAACACGAGAGTAGATTGTTCCTGTGTGGCAGATTTAACAAAAGTGAATTAGACACTAAATTTGTGTGTGCTCATGGCAAAtgttaatgagatgcaaaatgaGGCATTCATTACCTCAGATGGTAAATAATCTTGTAGAACTATGCACCCTAAGTTTTTGAATTGCAATCTGCATTAattaaagattaggttcttacctttgctaatcttctttcttgtaaatgcacactctattcctggacaaatgGTTATGCATTCCATGTCGtgactgcttgtaggaagcctcatttacataatttttttctgaccttcccctcttacctcaggactgccctctggACACCAGTTTGTGCACAAGCAGACAGTCATACCTGCAGAGGACATAGATAAAAGGGAGGGGAATGGGGAACTCCCCAACAAATAGGTCTAATCTTCTTATAATATGAAATATAACAATCATAAACAATTGAAAAAGGTTATTAAACAGTATAAACCTGAAATAAACTATActataaggagacacagcctgcactaacagattggggggggggggacacgacAGCAAGCATGTTCGGATGGCACTCTTAGAATGACTGGTCAAGAAACCATGTCCAGCTTACCAGTACATACGAAGGCAATCAGAGAATCAGCAATTCCCAGGGCAGGTTCCAGGAACAGTGTGTGGGTTTACAAGAAAGAGGATTAGCAAAGGTAAGGACccaatctttcattcttgtacaatcccactctattcctggacaagtcaGAAGTGGGTTTACGGTCCTGCACACTAGACATGAAGTCACCCAGACTTTTACCAAACATAGAAGACTAGCTCATACTGTCTTGCTTGTAGGAAAGCAACTGGTGTCCAGAGAGCAATCCTGAAGTAAGAGGGAGGATCAAAAACaattatgtaaatgaggcttccttCAAGCAGTCTCATGAcatgggatgcataacccacttgtccaggaatagagtgggattgtacaaagACTACAAGTTTTCTGCTTTATCATTTAAATGTTTTAACACATCTTACCACAGTGGTTGCAGACTAACCCACCCTCCCCTAGGTTTTCAGGGTAagcacaatgaatatttatgagacagATCTGCACGAAACAGATCTTAACACATCATTTTCATGTGCTTTAGTTATTGTTGTACTTACTTTTGCATCACCATGGTCTGCATTAGTGTTAATTTACACAGACACTTGTATTTGATAGTCAAGGAAACAATGATCTCACCATAGTGAGggcatttttggatttttttgccACTTGAAGAAAAATGTGTAAAAATTaaaggcccaatattcagcagcacaacTAGAAGTGgctcctagaaaatgacatgcAGACAGAATTTGTCTCTgtggaaaccatccccatgtcattctttaaggagagagggaagaatctgagtatgaatgggtacaaccactgaccttcaagctttacattaaagaatgctggtgtagaaggactgaggttgatatagacactaaagaatgacacgggatggttttccgcagttatccacagggatggagacaaattctgGCTCCTGTCTAGACAAATGTTGCTTACTGGAGCTGTACTCAGATGTTTAGGTGCATTATCTGTGTAATTCCACTGAAAATCTTCTCTGACTGCCTCAGAACTATTTGGGTAGTCCTGGAGTAGTTTGGAGATGAAGTCAAGGCAGAACTGGAAACTTAACTGGGTAGCCATGGTAGGACAGCAAATTAGTGGTACTGAATTATCAGTGGTATCCAGAAAACTTGCAGCAGTGAGTCTATATTTACCTGGATATTCGGTTAATATGCTGATGTCGAACAGTTTATAGATTTAAATATGTATCAGAGGTGGGGATAAGTATTCTACACCAAGCATTTCAACACAGATGCCCTTGGAGTTGGCTACACTGAGGAACACTAGCAAAAGAAATCTGTATTGTGGGCCAAGATAGTTTTTAAACAATGGCCACCCCTTTTTATGGAAAGAAAAAGCAAGCCATGTGGCTATCAGGATCTAATTGGGTAAAGGTAGAGTTGGCTAATGAAATTacatttattgtatttttcagGTGCCCAAATCTACAATCTCTGATACTTTCAGGGTGTGGTCATGTCACAGATGACCTCCTCGCCTTAGTTCTAATGAGTTGTACAAAACTCCATACACTTAAGCTTGAAAACTGTGTTCGGATAACTGACAAAACTCTGAACACTGTGACTGTTCATGGCTGTGCTTTAAAGACTCTCCATGTGGACTTCTGTCGGAACATAAGCCAAAGAGGTCTACAGAAGGTGCAGGAAAAATGCTCCTCTATAACTCTAAAGGCCGATCGAAGTGCTGACATGATTCCTGATAGCAAACCAGAAGTAAAGTTGACCCCTGAAAGAATGCTGAGAACACTTTTACAATCCTAAGAGGAAAGAGTGGAATGTTCCATTACATTTCTACCACCACATATCATCTGACTTTGCTGTTAATGAAAACAAGTAAAAGGTTAAATCACAAAGCTAACCTTGGTGCTATGTAGCTAGGGAAGCAGAATATCCAGCTGGAAAGTAAACTAAACTATCCTTCACTTTTTCTGAATTCCCAGCAGTGGGAATTCTCTACACCATCACTGGCTTAGGAAGTGGGTAAGTGGAGGAGCAGATGGATTTGGAGAATACAAAACTGCACTACTACTAAATGACCCATGCACTCATGTACACCTCCCAGAGGCAATGGAAAATGACTTAGATCAGtgggtctcaaacttgcggccctccaggtactattttgtggcctgcggtctgtactagtgctgcctgctctttgcagcatcctacGGCTTACcccggcctcccgctcttaccttcagatagttaccgcagcctgcagagaggatcgcctgtgttgtagcgatccttgcaggctgccgttgtcctcagcagcacattcctttgccgcgatcctgcccctgacgtcagaggagggacgtgactgtggcagaggaaacatgctgcggaggccgatggcagcctgccaGGAAtcctacagcaccggcgatcctctctgcaggctgcggtaattaacTGAAGGTAaaagcaggaggccagggggaagctggaggacactgcaaagaaggggggaacatgcaggcctttggggtggggggaagatttataaactataaagagttttacctcatgcaaaattgtaattttttactataactattttttctgcagccctccaagtacctataaatccaaaatgtggccctgcaaaaggtttgagtttgagatcactgaatAAGATTGTAAGTCTGCTTGGGCAGGGAAATAACTTTTGTACCTGAACATAAGTTGCCTTGAGCTCAGATGTGGAAAAGATGAGTAATGaatctaaaatccaaatccaagGCACCCCTTAAAAGGAAGATGGGACTCCTGTACAAAATGGTTGTGGAGTCAAGCCTTAATGTTCTCCCTTAAAGATAAAGTTATCACTTTAAATGATGTATGGCTAACTGTTAATAGAATTGTGTCTTCATTACAAAATACTGTTTTGAAATTGTGTCATTTTCCTCCGATACTACAGTTATAATGAATGAGCATGAAAATTGAATAACAGAGCTAGGAAATAAATTAGATAAACTGGATAAATCTGTGGGTAATTTACAGAGTACTGCTACTTCTAACATTAAAgatagtacagtcaaacctcggtttgcaagtgttttgcaagacgagcaaaacattctcgcaaaacttgtctcacaAACAGAGTGTGTACTCGATTTGGGAGCACCcaccccgagaactggcatcgcttctcccccgctcgcaaaggcctctcccccgctcgaatcggcacctcCCCCCCGTGCAAACCAGCACCCCCACCCGATCAACTTAACtcacccccccgtctggcaccggcacgcatcccacaggacgtgccggtgccgcttgaagatcttcttcctgcctctgccggctttgagcatgcatctgcgcatgctcaagtccttctaattctccctctcgccgagatgcatgctcaaagccggaagaggcaggaagaagatcttcaagcggcaccggcacgtcctgtgggctgcatgctggtgccagacgggggggggggtgagttaaagttggacTTGCGGGGGGTGCTGGTTTGCGTGTGGGGGGGTGCTGATTTGAgcgggggggggcctttgtgagcggggggagcagcgccgctggccttgggggggagtgggaacgtatcaaagcgagtttccattatttcctatggggaaacttgcttttatatacgagtattttggtttacgagcatgcttctggaaccaattatgctcgtaaaccaaggttccactgtatattgttTCATGCTAAGATGGAAAGAATGGAAAACTATATGAGAGCCAAGAacctttgtttttaaaatttccttatCACACACTAACTATATCTTCATTAGAGCTAGTAAGAATGTATATGAGGGAGATTTTGCAATATGCTAACGGGGATACTTTTGAGCCTGATAACCTCTATTACGTTCCAAGGGCTTCTAAGGAAGTGGTAGATGAGGGGGAAATAGACAAACTAGTTTCACCAGATAGCTTGAATTTGTCTCAGTTTTGAGTCATCCAAGGACACAATTACAAAACGTGCTACACTCTTGGTAACTTTCAACACAGAGCTAGAGAAACAAGCTATTTTGAagttatattttattaaaaaacaagCTGTTTTGTGGTTGAGTGttaatttttcctgatgtgtctAAGCAGACTCAAAGAGGAAGCAGTTTCTATTGCTCAGGACCAAAGTTTTAGCGGTGGTGCGTCCTTCTTAAAGTTTCCTTGCAAGTGCCTTATTTCATATGcaaatgataaatatgtgtttctgGACACAGTCCCGTTAGAAAACTTTCTCAAAGATAGTTTCTTAAATTTCTATTAGTTTTTCGCTAGGGAAGATAATTGATGACATTTAAAGAATTGCTCAGGCATGAGTAAATAAAGGAGCAGCAGTGGTAAAACTTTGGcagcattaaaaaagaa is part of the Geotrypetes seraphini chromosome 14, aGeoSer1.1, whole genome shotgun sequence genome and encodes:
- the FBXL22 gene encoding F-box and leucine-rich protein 22 → MHITQLNQECLLHLFSFLDKASRKNLAKTCHRLQEVFLDPALWPLLTFSSPAELTKQNFILGPALKYLSICWHSTRVKVCNIEDWMKNAFQQSICSKHEKIVNDFLVQVCSRCPNLQSLILSGCGHVTDDLLALVLMSCTKLHTLKLENCVRITDKTLNTVTVHGCALKTLHVDFCRNISQRGLQKVQEKCSSITLKADRSADMIPDSKPEVKLTPERMLRTLLQS